The proteins below are encoded in one region of Scyliorhinus torazame isolate Kashiwa2021f chromosome 16, sScyTor2.1, whole genome shotgun sequence:
- the LOC140393037 gene encoding interferon-induced protein with tetratricopeptide repeats 5-like → MSNTQDLLKVELNQLQCHFTWAPQRENIDLVDIKQRLQDSIDLGVDYQARSYNHLAFVNCLQGNCEEAIQNLSTAERILRENHADEFDKRIIITYGNYAWVYYHMGQLTEAQSYLDKLERICKQFPDASRYTAMIPEVYGEKGWSLLSSAAQYYEEAKECFKKALEEDPDIIEWNVGYATVLSRLEGFSGTPESRSHSTSVKQWRRVLELDPHHSEAKVLLALNLRQSKQKEEALKLVKQALDHSPDNPYVLRYAAKFYRFQRDVEKAVELLNKGLEATPHSTFLHHQIGQCYRTKLNPLITNPGSRDPHNPAFQLRNDLIKKCKFHFQKAIENRPLTSIKVHLDFAEICAINEEYDKAKEIYNHLLTLQGTRPENKQAICLQAGLFEQNHLGSESNAITHFLEGMKVNYDSIQQKRCRDKLEMIAARQIRCNPRESRAYALLGSMHQLNGEVCEAIKCFEKALEFDPGNEEYLSALFELHLSIEADNDFPN, encoded by the coding sequence TAACACACAGGATTTGTTGAAAGTGGAGCTCAATCAGCTTCAATGCCACTTCACGTGGGCTCCACAGAGAGAAAACATTGACCTGGTCGATATAAAGCAAAGATTACAAGATTCAATAGATCTTGGTGTGGACTATCAAGCCAGGTCTTACAACCATCTCGCTTTTGTAAACTGTCTGCAAGGAAACTGTGAGGAGGCGATTCAAAACTTAAGCACAGCTGAAAGAATTCTGAGGGAGAATCATGCAGATGAATTTGATAAAAGAATCATCATCACCTATGGAAACTATGCCTGGGTATATTATCACATGGGACAACTGACAGAGGCTCAGTCCTACCTCGACAAACTGGAGAGGATCTGTAAACAATTTCCTGATGCCTCTCGGTACACCGCAATGATACCTGAAGTGTACGGGGAGAAGGGTTGGTCACTGCTGAGTTCTGCAGCTCAATATTATGAAGAAGCAAAGGAATGTTTTAAAAAGGCTCTGGAGGAAGATCCAGATATTATTGAATGGAATGTTGGATATGCGACTGTTCTGTCTCGTCTGGAAGGGTTTTCTGGTACCCCAGAGAGTAGAAGTCACAGTACATCTGTGAAGCAGTGGAGACGTGTGCTGGAGCTTGATCCTCATCACTCTGAGGCCAAGGTGTTGCTGGCTCTAAATCTACGACAGTCCAAACAGAAGGAGGAGGCACTCAAATTAGTTAAACAAGCATTGGATCACTCCCCTGATAATCCATATGTGCTTCGTTACGCAGCAAAGTTTTACAGATTTCAAAGAGATGTGGAAAAAGCTGTGGAGCTGTTGAACAAAGGATTGGAAGCGACCCCACACTCTACCTTCTTACACCATCAAATAGGTCAGTGTTACAGAACCAAACTGAATCCACTGATTACAAATCCAGGCAGCAGAGATCCTCACAATCCTGCTTTTCAGCTGAGGAATGATTTGATTAAGAAATGCAAGTTTCATTTTCAAAAGGCAATAGAGAATCGACCATTAACATCTATTAAAGTGCACCTGGATTTTGCAGAAATCTGTGCAATAAATGAAGAATATGACAAAGCGAAGGAGATCTACAACCATCTCCTGACATTGCAGGGTACACGTCCAGAAAATAAGCAGGCAATCTGTTTACAGGCTGGGCTCTTTGAACAAAATCACTTGGGATCGGAATCAAATGCCATCACCCATTTTCTGGAAGGAATGAAAGTCAATTATGACTCAATACAACAGAAACGATGCCGAGACAAGTTGGAGATGATAGCAGCAAGACAAATTCGCTGCAATCCTCGAGAAAGCAGGGCTTATGCTTTACTTGGGTCAATGCACCAGCTGAATGGTGAGGTATGTGAAGCTATTAAATGCTTTGAAAAGGCCTTGGAGTTCGATCCTGGCAATGAAGAATATCTAAGTGCTCTTTTTGAATTACACCTTTCCATCGAGGCCGACAATGACTTTCCCAACTAA